The sequence ATCTTTGGCGAGGCTCGGCACGCCGAGAAATGGTGCGGTCTGCCCGCGGCCGGGCAGGTGGCGCAGACGGGCGTCCGCCTCTTGCGCAGCGGCCCGTCCGAGCGCCGGGTCGAGGTGGACGATTGCGCCCAGTTCTGCCCATCGGCCGTTCGCCGCCAAGGCTGCTTCCATTGCTTCGGAAGCGCTGAGGCGGCCCAATCGGATGGCCTCAGCCAAGGACGTTGCATCGCCTGCCATCGACAGGCCGGTTACTTTGGCTCGTCCGTGATGCGCGGAACCTCGAAAGCCCCGGACTTGATCTCGGCACGCTTGGCTTCCATGGCCGCTTCGGCATCCGCCGGCGCGACACCCTTCACGTAGGCAACGTCGCTGCCGCCTTCCTTCAGCAGGCCGAAGGCGGTGTAGTCTTTGCCGACCGGCGTGCCGGAGGACACGTCGGCGATTGCGGCGTTAAGGATTGGGCGGAAGCCCCAAAGCGCGTTGGCGAAGACGGTGTCGGGATAGCGCGGCGTGTAGTCGATCAGTGAGCCCACGGACTTGAGCCCGCGTTCCTTCGCGGCGTCGGCGGTGCCGATGCGCTCTCCGAAGAGAATGTCGGCGCCTGCGTCGATCTGGGCGAGACCCGCCTCGCGCGCCTTCGGCGGGTCGAAGAAGGTGCCGATGAAGGTAACGAGGTGCTTGGCATCCGGATTGACCTCCTTCACGCCCGCAGCGAAGGCGTTGATCAGCATGTTGACCTCTGGGATCGGCATGGCGCCGACGGAGCCGACGACATTCGACTTCGTCATCTTGCCGGCGAGCATGCCGGCGAGA is a genomic window of Sinorhizobium arboris LMG 14919 containing:
- a CDS encoding BMP family protein, which gives rise to MTRDLMMSRRNVLASGLALGVSAFAPAARASAPIKVAGIHASPVENAWNSVLHKALQDAAAEGVIEYIFSEGVSGTDYPRAMREYAEQGAKLIIGEAYAVEKQAREVAADYPETAFVLGSSGKESGDNFGVFGTWNHDGAYLAGMLAGKMTKSNVVGSVGAMPIPEVNMLINAFAAGVKEVNPDAKHLVTFIGTFFDPPKAREAGLAQIDAGADILFGERIGTADAAKERGLKSVGSLIDYTPRYPDTVFANALWGFRPILNAAIADVSSGTPVGKDYTAFGLLKEGGSDVAYVKGVAPADAEAAMEAKRAEIKSGAFEVPRITDEPK